Proteins co-encoded in one Corylus avellana chromosome ca9, CavTom2PMs-1.0 genomic window:
- the LOC132191630 gene encoding putative leucine-rich repeat receptor-like serine/threonine-protein kinase At2g24130, whose protein sequence is MKLIIERPSNILLLLSFLLVQYSCMLQFAQSSTTSFTDQAALIAFKSKLTSGPNQTVLAANWSTATNFCNWNGISCSRRRQRVTALNISYMGLQGIISPHIGNLSFLVYLNLRNNSFFGSLPHEISRLHRLRILQLSFNQLEGNIPPTLHNCRNLQRILLEGNHLTGAIPSTLANMLALEVLDLQDNSLTGTLPLDLCSHCPNLQQLGLSINKFSGQLPSQMNYCRELVVLSLSYNKFDGSIPKENNIQGSIPSDLWRLSNLGQLLLQDNYLTGTIPQSLFNISSLQIISLVNNSLYGNLPSNSDFSCPSLESLAFGINKFSGLIPSYLSNCSKLAVLDLSSNILSGPIPKSLGQLKYLRFLNLDENQLTGEPGDQELNFLSSFSNCRVLEDLSISYNPLDIIVPDSIGNFSTTLHTFLLVESKIKGHIPLSIGFLKNLTWLGLGNNNLTGNIPSTIGGLEALQRLELGGNKIEGFIPEGICELKNLGELNLSHNKISGSIPNCISNLNLLQKLFLDSNKIESSIPINLWKLETLLFLDLSSNFLGGYLSPNMKKLHTIEHMDLSRNKIIGNIPSIIGAFESLNYLNLSKNSFQGEIPQSFRDLKGLDILDLSYNDLSGAIPKSLEALSYLKYLNVSFNKLSGEIPSSGPFANFTAKSFLGNKALCGNPIFGVLPCPSLSSKGSKVKQSLLKYFLPTIASIILCIALVYMLRRHRESKIQLPSLFSTLSLSKHRMVSYQELCQGTNNFCESNLLGDGGFGSVYKGVLLDGTVVAIKVLKLQLAGAFKSFDAECKALRTIRHRNLVKVISTCSNPEFRALVLQYMSNGSLERWLYSYNYCLNLLQRVNIMVDVASALEHLHHCLSESVVHCDLKPTNILLDEDMVAHVGDFGIAKILAENKDATQTKTLGTLGYIAPEYGFEGKVSIKGDVYSYGITLLEMITRKKPTDNMFEVELTMRQWINASLPNRMMEVVDDGLLRTENGRDVTTMQSVLSSIIELGLRCSEELPNERVDIKDVLVKLQKIKLALSENRNRGI, encoded by the exons ATGAAGCTAATAATAGAAAGGCCCTCCAATATTCTCCTGCTCTTGAGTTTTCTGTTAGTGCAGTACTCATGCATGCTTCAGTTTGCCCAATCTTCCACCACCAGCTTTACCGATCAAGCAGCTCTCATTGCCTTCAAATCTAAACTCACTTCCGGTCCAAACCAAACTGTCTTGGCTGCTAATTGGTCCACAGCTACAAACTTCTGCAATTGGAATGGCATCTCATGCAGCAGACGTAGGCAAAGAGTCACTGCCTTGAACATTTCTTACATGGGACTCCAAGGCATCATTTCTCCACATATTGGTAACCTCTCTTTCTTGGTTTATCTCAATCTACGCAACAATAGCTTTTTTGGTTCTTTGCCCCATGAGATCAGTCGCCTACATCGCTTGAGAATACTCCAGCTCTCATTCAACCAATTGGAAGGTAATATCCCTCCAACTTTGCATAATTGCCGGAATCTTCAACGAATACTACTCGAGGGAAACCATCTTACGGGTGCAATTCCATCAACCCTCGCCAACATGTTAGCATTAGAGGTGTTGGATTTGCAAGACAATAGCCTCACAG GAACTCTTCCATTGGATCTGTGCAGCCATTGTCCTAATCTTCAACAGCTTGGCCTTTCAATCAACAAATTCAGCGGTCAACTCCCTTCACAAATGAACTACTGTAGAGAGCTTGTAGTCTTATCCCTATCATACAATAAATTTGATGGGAGTATTCCAAAAG AGAACAACATTCAAGGAAGCATTCCGAGTGATTTATGGCGCCTTTCCAATCTGGGACAATTGCTTTTACAAGATAATTATCTCACAGGGACAATCCCCCAAAGCCTTTTCAACATCTCCTCTCTACAAATAATCTCCTTGGTCAACAATTCCCTATATGGCAATCTTCCATCAAATTCTGATTTTTCCTGCCCCAGTCTTGAAAGTCTAGCTTTTGGTATCAACAAATTTAGTGGTCTCATCCCATCGTATCTTTCAAATTGTTCCAAGCTCGCCGTATTAGATTTAAGTTCAAACATACTCTCTGGACCAATACCAAAAAGTCTTGGACAATTGAAATATCTCCGATTTCTTAATCTGGATGAGAATCAACTAACAGGAGAACCTGGAGATCAAGAGCTTAATTTCCTTTCATCTTTCTCTAATTGTAGAGTTTTGGAAGACCTGTCCATATCCTACAATCCCTTGGATATTATTGTTCCGGATTCTATTGGAAACTTTTCAACCACCCTTCACACCTTTCTTTTAgttgaaagcaaaataaaggGTCATATTCCTTTGAGTATAGGTTTCTTAAAAAACTTGACCTGGCTTGGGTTGGGAAATAACAATTTGACTGGAAATATACCGTCCACAATTGGGGGATTGGAAGCATTACAAAGATTAGAACTTGGTGGtaataaaattgaaggattCATTCCAGAAGGCATATGTGAATTAAAGAACTTGGGCGAGTTAAATCTCTCACATAACAAAATCTCTGGATCCATTCCAAATTGCATTTCAAACCTCAATCTTCTCCAAAAGCTATTCCTAGATTCTAATAAAATAGAATCATCAATACCAATAAATTTATGGAAACTTGAAACTCTATTGTTTTTGGATCTATCATCGAATTTCCTGGGTGGATATTTGTCTCCAAACATGAAAAAGTTGCATACTATTGAACACATGGATTTATCTCGGAACAAAATTATTGGAAATATTCCAAGCATCATTGGAGCATTTGAAAGCctaaattatttgaatttgtcAAAGAACTCATTTCAAGGAGAAATCCCACAATCTTTCAGAGACTTGAAAGGATTGGATATCTTAGATCTCTCTTACAATGATCTATCTGGTGCAATTCCTAAGTCTCTTGAGGCACTTTCATATCTCAAATATTTGAATGTGTCATTCAACAAGCTATCTGGAGAGATACCATCTAGCGGGCCTTTTGCAAATTTCACAGCTAAATCATTTTTAGGAAACAAAGCGCTTTGTGGGAATccaatttttggagttttgcCTTGTCCAAGTCTGAGCTCCAAAGGATCAAAGGTGAAACAGAGTTTGctcaaatattttcttcctACCATTGCTTCAATTATACTCTGTATAGCATTGGTCTATATGTTGAGAAGACATCGAGAAAGTAAAATACAGCTTCCAAGTTTATTTAGTACATTGTCTTTATCAAAGCATAGAATGGTATCATATCAAGAGCTTTGCCAAGGGACAAACAACTTTTGTGAAAGCAACTTGCTTGGAGATGGAGGTTTTGGTTCTGTTTACAAAGGCGTGTTACTTGATGGGACTGTTGTTGCTATTAAAGTTCTAAAATTGCAATTGGCCGGTGCTTTCAAAAGTTTCGATGCAGAATGCAAGGCCTTACGGACAATCCGACATAGGAATCTTGTTAAAGTCATAAGTACATGCTCCAACCCCGAGTTTAGAGCTTTAGTACTGCAATACATGTCGAACGGTAGCCTTGAAAGGTGGTTATACTCTTATAACTACTGCTTGAATCTTCTTCAAAGAGTAAACATTATGGTTGATGTTGCATCGGCGTTGGAACATCTCCACCACTGTCTATCAGAATCTGTGGTTCACTGTGATTTGAAACCTACCAATATTCTTCTAGACGAGGACATGGTTGCACATGTGGGAGACTTTGGCATTGCAAAGATTTTGGCTGAAAACAAGGATGCGACACAAACCAAAACTCTTGGTACACTGGGCTACATTGCTCCAG AGTatggttttgaaggaaaagtctCCATCAAAGGCGATGTTTATAGCTATGGTATAACATTGTTGGAGATGATCACAAGGAAGAAACCTACCGACAACATGTTTGAAGTAGAATTGACTATGAGGCAATGGATAAATGCATCACTTCCTAACAGAATGATGGAAGTTGTGGATGACGGTTTATTGAGaacagaaaatggaagagatgtAACTACCATGCAAAGTGTTCTATCATCCATCATAGAATTAGGCTTAAGGTGTTCTGAAGAGTTACCAAATGAAAGAGTCGATATCAAAGATGTGCTtgtgaaacttcaaaaaattaaactggCACTTTCTGAAAACAGAAATCGGGGTATCTGA